From one Butyricimonas faecihominis genomic stretch:
- a CDS encoding BT1926 family outer membrane beta-barrel protein: MLKRVLTIAIIMTGSVLLANAQTKDDFTPKKGDKSVSLNLGVGSFVGMEAPAPDLSTYNISAPQTSWFDKQLSLNFEFRWMFAKKWALKAMGGFSFKHNPEYKALPGNSTDGKFETGDIPDYNFVTSKDKIKYSIVLGAERFVKTKYDKLFFRYGGEFGFSYGKQEAKADDESYLGKSIGEAFGYRVAGVTGFDYFVSKALFISIEIRPIAYDYTVYNIRPQVGLKLLSSDTHGFDFLSNPMLKIGFRF, translated from the coding sequence ATGCTAAAAAGAGTATTGACAATTGCTATCATCATGACAGGATCGGTACTGCTTGCCAACGCACAAACAAAAGATGATTTTACACCAAAGAAAGGGGACAAATCCGTCTCTTTAAATTTAGGTGTAGGCTCGTTTGTCGGTATGGAAGCCCCGGCCCCGGATTTGAGCACCTACAATATCTCCGCCCCACAAACCAGCTGGTTCGATAAACAGTTGTCACTGAATTTCGAATTCAGATGGATGTTTGCGAAAAAATGGGCGCTGAAAGCAATGGGAGGATTTTCATTCAAGCATAATCCCGAGTACAAAGCTTTACCCGGTAACAGCACGGATGGAAAATTCGAAACCGGAGACATTCCAGATTACAATTTCGTAACATCAAAAGATAAGATAAAGTATTCCATTGTCCTCGGAGCGGAAAGATTCGTGAAAACCAAATATGACAAACTATTTTTCCGTTATGGAGGGGAATTTGGATTCTCTTACGGGAAACAAGAAGCAAAAGCGGATGACGAATCCTATCTAGGAAAATCTATTGGAGAAGCTTTCGGATACCGGGTTGCCGGTGTCACCGGATTCGATTATTTCGTCTCCAAAGCACTTTTTATTTCTATCGAAATTCGACCGATTGCCTATGACTACACGGTATATAATATCCGACCACAAGTCGGGTTGAAACTCCTATCATCAGACACTCACGGATTTGATTTTCTATCTAACCCGATGTTGAAAATTGGATTTAGATTCTAA
- a CDS encoding arginine deiminase family protein: MSKIVEVNVQSEIGKLNGVILHTPGEEVENMTPENAERALYSDILNLSIARKEYKQLSEVLGKITKTYQVKDLLTNILKDDAIKLEVLNRIEKIEPFIAETTPKGSIKDQLLDENAEDLARLLIEGVEMKRDTLTKFLNKDWYDLRPLHNFFFTRDASMSMYNEVLIGRMANAVRDREAIIMQSIFDFTPGFNTKTLSLNTESDPLRKLTIEGGDVQIARDDILVIGNGMRTSTRAIDALMYNFINRNEDKVQHILVQELPHSPESFIHLDMVFTFLDKDKCMVYEPLIMSPGNYQTVHIKIQHGKLISIRREKTLLHALKKLGMDLEPVYCGGEDETWNMEREQWHSGANFFCVAPGKVLGYARNNYTVEAMNNAGFEIIRANDVISNKVDLSKYEKYMITIEGSELPRGGGGARCMTMPINRDAVEW; encoded by the coding sequence ATGTCTAAGATTGTAGAGGTAAATGTTCAATCCGAAATCGGAAAACTGAATGGAGTGATACTCCATACACCAGGCGAGGAGGTAGAAAACATGACTCCCGAGAACGCTGAGAGGGCGCTCTATAGCGATATTCTAAATTTATCAATCGCACGAAAAGAATACAAGCAACTCAGTGAGGTTTTAGGTAAAATCACGAAAACCTACCAGGTCAAAGACCTCCTGACAAACATTTTAAAAGACGATGCCATCAAACTGGAAGTGTTGAACCGCATCGAAAAGATAGAGCCTTTTATTGCTGAAACAACCCCCAAAGGATCAATTAAAGATCAATTGTTGGATGAAAATGCCGAAGATTTGGCCCGTTTGCTGATCGAAGGGGTTGAAATGAAACGCGACACGTTGACCAAATTCTTGAATAAAGATTGGTACGACTTGCGCCCGTTACATAATTTCTTCTTCACCCGCGATGCCTCCATGAGTATGTACAACGAAGTACTTATTGGTAGGATGGCTAACGCTGTTCGTGATCGCGAGGCAATCATCATGCAATCTATTTTTGACTTCACGCCCGGATTTAACACCAAGACGTTAAGTTTGAACACAGAATCTGATCCCCTTCGTAAATTAACCATCGAAGGCGGTGACGTACAGATTGCACGGGATGATATATTGGTTATCGGTAACGGTATGCGCACGTCAACCCGCGCTATCGACGCCTTGATGTATAACTTTATCAACCGAAACGAAGACAAGGTACAACATATTCTTGTACAGGAACTACCCCATTCCCCGGAATCCTTCATTCACTTGGATATGGTGTTCACTTTCCTAGATAAGGACAAATGTATGGTTTACGAACCCTTGATCATGAGTCCGGGCAATTACCAGACGGTTCACATCAAGATTCAACACGGGAAACTAATCAGCATCCGCCGGGAAAAGACATTGTTACACGCCCTGAAAAAACTGGGTATGGACTTGGAACCCGTGTATTGCGGTGGAGAAGACGAAACTTGGAATATGGAGAGAGAACAATGGCATAGTGGTGCAAACTTCTTCTGCGTGGCCCCGGGTAAAGTGTTAGGCTACGCACGCAACAATTATACCGTTGAAGCCATGAACAATGCCGGTTTCGAGATTATTCGTGCCAACGACGTGATCAGCAACAAAGTCGATCTGAGTAAATACGAAAAATACATGATCACCATCGAGGGATCAGAACTTCCCCGCGGAGGTGGTGGTGCAAGATGCATGACCATGCCGATCAACCGCGATGCTGTTGAATGGTAA
- the ubiE gene encoding bifunctional demethylmenaquinone methyltransferase/2-methoxy-6-polyprenyl-1,4-benzoquinol methylase UbiE, whose translation MAKKEKVQEMFNGIAPKYDLLNHLLSMGIDKSWRKKAMKVVGAGRKDLVLDIACGTGDFSIEALKHGVKRVVGADISENMLAVAREKAKAKGLSDQLDFQFGDSENLTFDSNTFDAVTVAFGVRNFEHLELGLTEMCRVLKPGGKVVILEFSTPEHFPMKQLYNFYFKHILPFVGGVISGNRKAYEYLPASVFAFPQGKDFLDIMRSAGYSNVSQQRLTFGIASLYVGEK comes from the coding sequence ATGGCTAAAAAAGAGAAGGTACAGGAGATGTTTAACGGGATCGCACCGAAGTACGATTTGTTGAATCATCTGTTGTCTATGGGTATAGATAAGAGCTGGCGTAAGAAGGCAATGAAAGTTGTCGGTGCGGGGCGAAAGGATTTGGTGTTGGATATTGCTTGCGGGACGGGAGATTTTTCGATCGAGGCGTTGAAACATGGAGTGAAACGAGTGGTCGGGGCCGATATTTCGGAAAATATGCTGGCCGTGGCACGGGAGAAAGCGAAAGCAAAGGGGTTATCTGATCAGCTTGATTTTCAGTTTGGGGATAGCGAGAACCTCACCTTCGACTCGAATACTTTTGATGCCGTGACAGTTGCTTTTGGCGTGCGTAATTTTGAACATCTTGAATTAGGACTGACAGAAATGTGTCGGGTGCTGAAACCCGGGGGAAAGGTGGTTATTCTAGAATTTTCGACGCCTGAACATTTCCCGATGAAACAGTTGTATAATTTTTATTTTAAACATATTCTGCCTTTTGTGGGAGGAGTGATTTCCGGAAACCGGAAGGCGTATGAATATTTGCCAGCCTCCGTGTTCGCGTTTCCGCAGGGGAAGGATTTTCTGGATATTATGCGGAGTGCCGGTTACTCGAATGTTTCGCAACAGCGGCTGACTTTTGGAATTGCCAGTTTGTATGTAGGAGAGAAATAA
- a CDS encoding DUF2776 family protein — MNYGISVLFRFIPLLMALICFFFGGYIFGFGNDEARWVAGPVVFSLGVLCIALFATAATIIRQLIHTYNPVAKYLLPGMGYLFALGTMIWGIYLFSSPEPQNLFVPGHVICGVSLIAACISTAATSSTKFTLIPVNSHGTSDKINPNGFSATTETVLIGLTVLFSTVAWVWAIVLLSGSGGDHLVAGSVMAGLACICTSLIGLVASISRQIRNDYGEKDRKYWPRLVFFMGTICIVGGIVELLAAPVPVNTTGFILIGLGLVCFSISSKILLLAKVWRQEFKLANRIPLIPVMTALLALFLGAFLFEESTVDNAFFVPARVLIGLGGICFSLFSIVSILESGTSSK, encoded by the coding sequence ATGAATTACGGAATTAGTGTATTGTTTCGATTTATTCCCTTGTTGATGGCGTTGATTTGCTTTTTCTTTGGAGGGTATATTTTTGGATTCGGGAATGATGAAGCACGGTGGGTAGCGGGGCCGGTCGTATTTTCATTAGGCGTACTTTGTATTGCGTTGTTTGCCACGGCAGCCACGATTATTCGGCAACTGATCCACACGTATAACCCTGTTGCGAAATATTTATTACCCGGTATGGGATATTTATTCGCTTTAGGAACGATGATTTGGGGTATTTATCTGTTCAGTTCTCCTGAACCGCAGAATTTATTTGTCCCGGGACACGTGATTTGTGGCGTGTCGTTGATCGCGGCTTGTATTTCAACGGCAGCAACTTCATCTACTAAATTCACACTTATTCCGGTGAATTCACACGGGACAAGCGATAAAATTAATCCTAACGGTTTCTCGGCTACGACGGAAACAGTGTTGATCGGGTTAACCGTTTTGTTTTCCACGGTAGCGTGGGTTTGGGCGATAGTATTATTGTCAGGCTCCGGGGGTGATCATTTGGTTGCCGGGAGCGTGATGGCCGGATTGGCTTGTATTTGTACGAGTTTGATCGGGCTGGTTGCAAGTATATCTCGTCAGATCAGGAATGATTATGGCGAGAAGGATCGGAAGTATTGGCCAAGACTGGTGTTTTTCATGGGGACAATCTGCATCGTGGGGGGAATTGTTGAGCTGTTGGCAGCACCTGTCCCCGTGAATACAACCGGTTTTATTCTGATCGGTTTAGGTCTTGTCTGTTTTAGTATTTCCAGTAAGATTCTGTTATTAGCCAAAGTGTGGCGTCAAGAGTTCAAGTTGGCGAATCGTATCCCGTTGATTCCCGTGATGACTGCCTTGTTGGCTCTTTTTCTGGGCGCATTCCTTTTTGAAGAATCGACGGTTGATAATGCATTTTTTGTGCCTGCCCGGGTACTGATCGGTTTGGGAGGTATTTGTTTCTCCCTGTTCTCGATTGTCAGTATTCTGGAAAGCGGGACTTCCAGTAAATAA
- the obgE gene encoding GTPase ObgE encodes MASTNFVDYVKIFCRSGAGGPGSMHLHRDKRSAKGGPDGGNGGRGGHVILKGNRNYWTLIHLKFQRHVYAEDGESGSGNLCTGADGKDVIIDVPLGTVARDADTGETICEITKDEELCVAVKGGRGGLGNWNFRSATNQTPRYAQPGEPRVERNVILELKVLADVGLVGFPNAGKSTLLSVVSAAKPEIANYPFTTLVPNLGIVNYRDNRSFVMADIPGIIEGAHLGKGLGLRFLRHIERNSVLLFMVPSDSEDIHGEYKILLNELKQYNPELLDKKRLLAISKSDFIDKELMSEMEKDLPDIPYVFISSVTGSGIMELKDMLWRVLNEE; translated from the coding sequence ATGGCATCAACGAACTTTGTCGATTACGTGAAAATATTCTGTCGTAGTGGAGCCGGGGGGCCGGGATCTATGCATCTTCATCGGGATAAACGTTCTGCCAAGGGAGGACCTGATGGTGGTAATGGTGGACGCGGAGGACACGTGATATTAAAGGGAAACCGGAATTACTGGACCTTGATTCACTTGAAATTCCAGCGCCACGTGTATGCAGAAGACGGGGAGAGCGGGAGTGGGAATTTATGCACGGGAGCTGACGGGAAAGATGTCATTATAGATGTTCCACTGGGAACTGTTGCCCGGGATGCGGATACCGGGGAAACGATTTGCGAGATCACGAAAGACGAAGAGCTTTGTGTTGCTGTCAAAGGGGGGCGTGGTGGTTTGGGTAACTGGAATTTTCGTTCAGCTACAAATCAGACGCCTCGTTACGCGCAGCCGGGAGAACCCCGGGTGGAACGGAATGTTATTCTAGAGTTAAAAGTGCTTGCCGATGTCGGATTGGTGGGTTTCCCGAATGCGGGTAAGTCGACATTGTTATCCGTTGTTTCCGCGGCAAAACCGGAGATCGCGAACTATCCGTTTACCACGTTGGTTCCGAATTTGGGAATTGTGAATTACAGGGATAACCGTTCTTTTGTGATGGCTGATATTCCCGGAATCATTGAGGGGGCGCATCTGGGAAAAGGTTTGGGACTTCGTTTCTTGCGGCATATTGAACGAAATTCTGTATTGTTGTTTATGGTTCCCTCGGATAGTGAGGATATTCACGGGGAGTATAAAATTTTGTTGAACGAGCTAAAACAGTATAATCCCGAGTTGTTGGATAAAAAACGACTTCTGGCTATCAGTAAATCGGATTTTATTGATAAGGAGCTGATGTCTGAAATGGAGAAAGATTTACCGGATATTCCCTACGTGTTCATTTCTTCCGTGACGGGGAGTGGAATCATGGAATTGAAAGATATGCTGTGGAGGGTCTTGAACGAAGAGTAG
- a CDS encoding phosphoribosyltransferase has translation MKRIKLHDRCFRLMIEADVIDREIERVGTQINRELAGERPLFLGVLNGAFMFVADLLKHITIEGTEISFVKIASYAGLSSTGKVQDLIGLREDITGRTVVILEDMIDSGESIMHMKKMLEEKHPKQVKVAALFYKPKALKYDLTIDYKCIALENDFVVGHGLDYDGLGRNYPDLYVVDEGTNEN, from the coding sequence ATGAAAAGAATCAAATTGCATGATCGGTGTTTCCGACTGATGATTGAGGCTGACGTGATCGACCGGGAAATAGAGAGGGTGGGGACTCAAATTAATCGGGAACTGGCAGGAGAACGTCCTTTGTTTCTGGGAGTGTTGAACGGGGCGTTTATGTTCGTGGCTGATTTGTTGAAACATATCACGATTGAGGGGACGGAAATCAGTTTCGTGAAGATTGCTTCTTACGCCGGATTGTCCTCGACAGGAAAGGTTCAGGACCTGATCGGGTTACGGGAAGATATTACGGGACGAACCGTAGTGATTCTGGAGGATATGATTGATTCGGGAGAGTCCATTATGCATATGAAAAAAATGTTGGAAGAGAAACATCCGAAACAAGTAAAGGTGGCTGCCTTGTTCTACAAACCGAAAGCGTTGAAGTACGACCTAACGATCGATTACAAGTGTATTGCGTTGGAGAATGATTTCGTGGTAGGGCATGGGTTGGATTATGACGGGTTAGGACGTAATTATCCAGACTTGTACGTGGTGGACGAGGGAACAAATGAAAATTGA
- the purE gene encoding 5-(carboxyamino)imidazole ribonucleotide mutase, producing MDPKVSIIMGSTSDLPVMEKAAKVLNDFCIPFEINALSAHRTPAEVESFAKNAQKRGIEVIIAGAGMAAHLPGVIAAMTPIPVIGVPINASLDGMDALLAIAQMPPGIPVATTAINGAMNAGILAAQILAVGDNALKAKIVDFKESLKKKIVDANNELAKVKYDYKTN from the coding sequence ATGGACCCAAAAGTAAGTATTATCATGGGTAGCACGTCAGACCTGCCCGTAATGGAAAAAGCCGCAAAAGTGTTAAACGACTTTTGCATACCTTTCGAGATCAATGCCCTCTCCGCTCACCGCACTCCGGCTGAAGTGGAGTCTTTTGCCAAAAATGCACAGAAACGGGGTATTGAAGTTATCATCGCCGGAGCCGGAATGGCCGCACACCTACCGGGTGTTATCGCTGCCATGACGCCAATTCCCGTGATCGGTGTTCCCATCAACGCCTCTCTCGACGGGATGGACGCTCTTTTAGCCATCGCCCAAATGCCTCCGGGCATCCCGGTTGCCACCACCGCCATCAACGGGGCCATGAATGCCGGTATTCTGGCTGCACAAATTCTGGCTGTTGGCGACAATGCATTAAAAGCTAAAATCGTGGACTTCAAAGAATCTTTGAAAAAGAAAATCGTCGATGCCAACAACGAACTGGCAAAAGTAAAATACGATTACAAAACGAACTGA
- a CDS encoding ATP-binding protein, whose translation MKIIDRPLYSKRIKPFIGKGIIKVLTGQRRVGKSYIMLQLMEEIKTDHPDANVIYINMEYEEFRMIHNDQDLSQYLKTQINPAKANYLFIDEIQDIDHFEHTLRDLQAKDSCDIFCTGSNAKMLSGELATYLSGRYIEFHIHSLSYPEFLLFHQLPDDQQSLTKYLTYGGLPYLSRLELNDEMAFEYLRNVYSTILLKDVVKREGIRNIDFLETLAIYTADNIGNLFSANNISKYLKSQRVDISTLQVINYLKALSNAFLIHKVGRIEINGLKKFEIGEKYFFEDIGLRNSQIGFDLQRDIHKLIENAIYLHLSILQYEIYVGQQDGLEIDFVALKQGKKIYVQATYLIVDEKTKEREFGNLLAIPDNYPKYVVSLNPLNTGSNIEGIQHLHLADFLKKQDF comes from the coding sequence ATGAAGATTATTGATCGTCCATTATACAGCAAAAGGATAAAACCTTTTATCGGAAAAGGTATCATAAAAGTACTTACCGGTCAAAGGCGTGTAGGCAAGAGTTACATCATGCTACAACTCATGGAAGAAATCAAAACCGATCACCCGGATGCTAACGTCATATATATAAATATGGAATATGAAGAATTTCGAATGATTCATAACGATCAAGATCTTTCCCAATATTTGAAGACACAAATCAACCCGGCAAAGGCCAACTATTTATTCATTGACGAGATTCAGGATATTGATCATTTCGAACATACCCTTCGTGACCTTCAAGCCAAAGACTCCTGTGATATTTTCTGCACGGGTAGCAATGCCAAAATGTTATCGGGAGAACTAGCCACCTATTTATCCGGCCGATATATAGAATTTCACATCCATAGTCTAAGCTACCCGGAATTTTTACTTTTTCACCAGCTCCCAGACGACCAGCAAAGTTTGACGAAATACCTTACTTACGGAGGATTGCCTTATCTTTCACGCTTGGAACTGAATGATGAAATGGCATTTGAATATTTGCGTAACGTGTATTCAACCATTTTATTAAAAGACGTTGTTAAGCGAGAAGGTATTCGTAATATTGATTTTCTTGAAACACTAGCCATATACACGGCCGACAATATCGGAAATCTCTTTTCCGCGAACAATATTAGTAAATACTTGAAATCGCAACGGGTAGATATTTCAACACTTCAAGTTATCAATTACCTGAAGGCTTTAAGTAACGCCTTCTTAATTCATAAAGTGGGACGAATAGAGATTAATGGCTTGAAAAAGTTTGAAATTGGAGAAAAGTATTTTTTCGAAGACATCGGGTTACGTAACAGTCAAATAGGCTTTGACCTACAACGTGATATTCATAAACTTATCGAAAATGCCATATATTTACATCTCTCAATCCTACAATATGAAATCTACGTGGGTCAACAGGATGGTCTTGAAATTGATTTCGTAGCTTTAAAACAAGGTAAGAAAATCTACGTACAAGCGACTTATCTCATTGTTGACGAGAAAACAAAAGAACGGGAATTTGGCAATCTATTAGCAATCCCCGATAATTATCCCAAATACGTGGTCAGCCTTAATCCCTTAAACACAGGAAGTAACATTGAAGGCATTCAACATCTACACTTGGCAGACTTTCTAAAAAAACAAGATTTTTAG
- a CDS encoding helix-hairpin-helix domain-containing protein, translating into MRQITYVVILLFIIPYSVYSQSIPDIEKLLETNDIESSEDYYEDMINSLIRLSAQPINLNSAGFDSLKMLFFLSDAQIDNLLDFRKKHGPFTHPNELLLVTGISQQDLSNIKPFIRIGTYTPEKQSRYHLSQEILARLKMTRPKQAGYKKYSRKAFLYEKDYLAKKQSRFQGPPVGTLLKYKISNQQHWQGGLTLENDPGENYFSKSQKTGFDFLSAHACYTPGKIIHRIIVGDYKLQWGQGLLAWSGYSSGKSTSTLSNEKSGNGIAPYTSTDENRYLRGMAVSLHPTRTITTEIFVSYKKTDGNLADLDTLSPKTVQTATLYETGYHRNLSECEKKHNLKEFTTGLSTHLNHRYFRIGVQLLHYNFSPALTIGKAAYQQYNETGHQRTLVSVDYKTGGYHFYLFGETARSDNGTWATVNGLRYSGIPRFALCALYRHYDKGYHSHYNSGFAEYSNTTNEEGLYLGLESTPFRSLKINAYYDRFRFFSPRYQATIPGNGQEIVGDVTFNRSRWDCSFRFKHEEKPEDDKTGENLQSVSRIKQEYRLQFTYSICEQLKSRTRTSYTRYMKKEKHEGGYLLYQDLMYSSLQTNLKAQFRFAYFDTDSYNTRIYAYENNVLYGYSFPALYDRGFRSYLNLNWKPFTLITLYLKAGLTYYPDKSTISSSLTQVNDNKLFDLSFQIRIKL; encoded by the coding sequence ATGCGACAAATTACATATGTCGTTATCTTACTTTTCATTATCCCCTACTCCGTGTACTCACAGAGCATTCCGGATATCGAGAAACTCTTGGAAACAAACGACATCGAGTCATCGGAAGATTATTACGAGGACATGATCAACTCCCTAATCCGCCTCTCCGCACAACCGATAAACCTCAATTCAGCCGGATTCGATAGCTTGAAAATGTTATTTTTCCTTTCCGATGCGCAGATAGACAATTTACTGGACTTTCGTAAAAAACACGGGCCGTTTACTCACCCGAACGAACTTCTACTCGTCACCGGAATCAGTCAACAGGATTTATCCAACATCAAACCATTTATACGCATCGGAACATACACCCCCGAAAAGCAATCCCGTTATCACCTATCGCAAGAAATTCTCGCCCGCTTAAAAATGACCCGCCCAAAACAAGCCGGTTACAAAAAGTACAGCCGGAAAGCCTTTTTGTATGAAAAGGACTATCTCGCCAAAAAGCAAAGCCGCTTTCAAGGACCACCCGTAGGTACATTACTAAAATACAAAATATCAAACCAGCAACACTGGCAAGGGGGACTCACGTTAGAAAACGACCCGGGAGAAAATTATTTCTCGAAAAGCCAAAAAACAGGATTTGACTTTCTTTCTGCCCACGCGTGCTACACCCCGGGAAAAATCATCCACCGAATCATTGTCGGGGACTATAAATTACAATGGGGACAGGGACTACTGGCATGGAGCGGTTACTCTTCCGGGAAATCGACATCTACCCTTAGTAACGAGAAATCCGGAAATGGTATTGCTCCCTACACTTCTACCGATGAAAACCGATACTTGCGAGGCATGGCTGTCAGCCTGCACCCGACACGCACGATTACCACCGAAATCTTCGTATCTTACAAAAAAACAGACGGTAATCTCGCTGACCTCGACACCCTCTCCCCAAAAACTGTACAAACGGCCACCCTTTACGAAACAGGTTATCACCGAAACCTTTCAGAATGTGAGAAGAAACACAACCTAAAAGAATTCACAACCGGCCTGTCCACCCACCTCAATCATCGGTATTTCCGCATCGGCGTCCAATTATTACACTACAACTTTTCACCCGCCCTAACCATCGGCAAAGCCGCTTACCAGCAATACAACGAAACGGGCCACCAACGTACACTCGTAAGCGTGGACTACAAAACCGGAGGTTACCATTTCTACCTATTCGGGGAAACAGCACGTAGTGACAACGGAACATGGGCAACCGTCAACGGGCTACGTTACAGTGGGATTCCCCGCTTCGCCTTATGCGCCCTTTACCGCCACTATGACAAAGGCTATCACTCTCACTACAACAGCGGTTTTGCAGAATACTCCAACACAACAAACGAGGAAGGACTATACCTAGGTCTCGAAAGCACCCCTTTTCGCAGTCTGAAAATCAATGCCTATTATGATAGGTTCCGCTTTTTCTCTCCCCGTTATCAGGCAACCATCCCCGGTAATGGCCAAGAAATCGTGGGAGATGTCACGTTCAACCGCTCTCGCTGGGATTGTTCATTTCGTTTCAAACACGAGGAGAAACCGGAAGACGATAAAACCGGAGAAAACCTCCAATCCGTCTCCCGCATAAAACAAGAATACAGGCTCCAATTTACCTACTCCATCTGCGAACAATTAAAATCCCGAACCCGAACCAGTTATACACGTTACATGAAAAAAGAAAAACACGAAGGTGGTTACCTACTCTATCAAGACCTTATGTATTCCTCCCTCCAAACCAACCTAAAAGCCCAATTCCGTTTCGCTTACTTTGACACGGACAGCTACAACACCAGAATATACGCCTACGAAAACAACGTTCTCTACGGTTACTCCTTTCCCGCCCTGTACGACCGGGGTTTTCGTTCCTACCTTAATCTTAACTGGAAACCCTTCACCCTCATCACCCTCTACCTAAAAGCCGGCCTCACCTACTATCCCGACAAATCAACCATCAGCTCCTCCCTAACCCAAGTCAACGACAACAAACTATTCGACCTCTCCTTCCAAATTCGTATAAAACTCTAA
- the hisIE gene encoding bifunctional phosphoribosyl-AMP cyclohydrolase/phosphoribosyl-ATP diphosphatase HisIE, translating into MVNIAELKFDAAGLIPAIVQDADTRVVLMQGYMNRESLAETERSGKVCFFSRSRQRLWTKGEESGHFLLVKEILADCDRDSLLVKVNPVGPTCHTGQDTCWGEENVDQDFLFYLQRYLEKRKDESPEISYTARLIGKGINKVAQKVGEEAVELVIEAKDDNEGLFLNEAADLMYHYIVLLIAKGYGLEDVVRVLKGRHGKDKN; encoded by the coding sequence ATGGTAAATATTGCAGAATTAAAATTTGATGCGGCCGGGTTAATTCCGGCAATCGTGCAGGATGCAGATACACGGGTGGTGTTGATGCAAGGGTATATGAACCGGGAGTCTCTTGCCGAGACGGAGCGTTCCGGTAAGGTGTGTTTTTTTAGTCGCTCCCGGCAGCGTTTGTGGACAAAAGGAGAGGAAAGCGGACACTTTTTACTGGTGAAGGAGATTTTGGCTGATTGTGATCGGGATTCATTATTGGTGAAGGTGAACCCCGTGGGACCGACTTGCCACACGGGACAAGATACGTGTTGGGGAGAAGAGAACGTGGATCAGGATTTTTTGTTTTACTTGCAACGGTATTTGGAAAAACGAAAAGATGAATCTCCGGAAATATCCTATACGGCTCGCCTGATCGGGAAGGGAATTAACAAGGTTGCCCAGAAGGTGGGAGAAGAGGCCGTGGAGTTGGTTATCGAGGCGAAGGATGATAACGAGGGTTTATTTCTGAACGAGGCTGCCGATCTGATGTATCACTATATCGTATTGTTGATAGCGAAGGGGTACGGGTTGGAGGATGTGGTGAGGGTTTTGAAGGGAAGACATGGGAAAGATAAAAACTAA
- the hisF gene encoding imidazole glycerol phosphate synthase subunit HisF, whose amino-acid sequence MFLAKRIIPCLDVKAGRTVKGVNFENLRDAGDIVELAGRYSDEGADELVFLDITASSDHRGTRLEWVERVARQVRIPFTVGGGISSERDVEALLKKGADKVSVNSSVLKDPGLIDRLAAAFGKQCIVVAVDACRDGEKWRVYSHGGRVATDRELFSWVKEAEGRGAGEILFTSMDHDGTHQGFACEATGQVADLVNIPVIASGGAGCPEDFYEALTRGKADAVLAAGVFHFGQIRIPELKCFLKEKGIVVR is encoded by the coding sequence ATGTTTTTAGCAAAAAGAATTATTCCATGTTTGGATGTAAAGGCGGGGAGGACGGTGAAGGGGGTGAATTTTGAGAATTTGAGGGATGCAGGGGATATTGTGGAGTTGGCCGGTCGATATTCAGATGAGGGGGCGGATGAGTTGGTGTTTTTGGACATCACGGCAAGCTCCGATCACCGGGGTACACGGTTGGAGTGGGTGGAACGGGTGGCCCGACAAGTGCGAATACCTTTTACCGTGGGTGGGGGAATTTCATCGGAGCGGGATGTTGAGGCTCTTTTGAAGAAGGGGGCAGATAAGGTGTCTGTAAATTCCAGTGTTTTGAAAGACCCGGGTTTGATAGATCGGTTGGCGGCGGCATTTGGAAAACAGTGTATTGTTGTGGCGGTGGATGCTTGTCGGGATGGTGAGAAGTGGAGAGTATACAGTCATGGGGGACGGGTGGCTACCGATCGGGAGCTTTTTTCGTGGGTAAAGGAGGCGGAAGGACGGGGAGCCGGGGAGATTTTGTTTACCTCGATGGATCATGACGGGACACATCAAGGATTTGCCTGCGAGGCAACGGGACAAGTGGCGGATTTGGTTAATATCCCGGTTATTGCATCCGGGGGGGCGGGCTGTCCGGAAGATTTCTATGAGGCTTTGACTCGGGGAAAAGCGGATGCCGTACTGGCGGCCGGAGTTTTTCATTTCGGGCAGATCCGGATTCCGGAGTTGAAATGTTTTTTGAAAGAAAAAGGTATTGTTGTTCGATAA